GGTAAATACCTGTGGAACGCCGGCATTTTTACATTTCGCATCAGCACCGTGCTGAGTGAGATCAAACAATACATCCCTGAGGTCTTTGAGGGCGTCAGTGCGTACCTGGCGACCAAAAATATAAGATATTTTGCCCGGATCCCTGATGTCTCGATCGATTACGGGATCATGGAAAAAAGCTCAAAGATCAACGTGGTCTTAGGCAAATTCATCTGGGATGATGTCGGCTCATGGTCTGCGCTGGGCAGATATTTCAAAAAAGACGCCCGCCATAACATCTGTATCGGCGATGCGATGGGTCTTGAAATGAAAGACACTTATATATATACTTATGGAGCACCAGTCAGGGTATATGGTGTCAATGGTCTGATTATAGTGGCGAGCCCTTATGGTACCCTGGTCTGCAAAAAAGAAAGGGCCGCCGATCTAAAAAAATTGTTGAAATTAAAAAACCGCAAATAAAGGAGGCTGAGATGAAGAAGCTCTTTACATTGGTGTGTGTCATACTCCTGGTTTCATGCGTCGCTAAGAAACCGATAGTAAAGACCGAGGGGCTTGAGGAAGTCGTGGTCTTCGGCGAGGATACTAGCAATGTATCTGAAGAAGCCGTCCTCCCCACCCCAACAGAACCGACCGTAGCCACCCTGCCGTTAGAGGAGATCGCGCCGCCGGTCAGCGGTGAAGTAACGCTGCCGCCAGCACCGGTCGAAGAGGTCGTTGTTCCTCCGCCCGTGATCGAATATACACCGCCGCCTGTCACCGAAGTCATGCCGCCGGTCGAAGAAGTAATTCCACCTCCGCCCGTGGTCGTTTATGCCCCGCCCCTTGAAGAGGTTTCTCTGGCCACTCCACCTGTGCCCCCGGTACTGGAAGAAGGCGGACCTATGGTCACATTGACCCCGCCGCCCCCGACACCTGCGACCGCTCCCAGCC
The sequence above is a segment of the bacterium genome. Coding sequences within it:
- a CDS encoding SPOR domain-containing protein; the encoded protein is MKKLFTLVCVILLVSCVAKKPIVKTEGLEEVVVFGEDTSNVSEEAVLPTPTEPTVATLPLEEIAPPVSGEVTLPPAPVEEVVVPPPVIEYTPPPVTEVMPPVEEVIPPPPVVVYAPPLEEVSLATPPVPPVLEEGGPMVTLTPPPPTPATAPSQIFGFRVQIFASSTEKNANRVADDARSPFGGKVYIEHVAPYYKVRVGDCLTSEEAQAIKSKAVNLGFKGAFVVETMINP